One Nitrospirota bacterium genomic window carries:
- a CDS encoding acyl-CoA thioesterase, with protein MEIRIYYEDTDCGGVVYYANYLKYFERARTDYLEQRGLSVAKLVEEGTQFMVVHAEVDYRSPARYGETLLIETKLADTGKATLTFAHVIRERASHRLIVEGLAKLAATTLEGKVKRLAPELMKTLQTPPSRGRSGKESHA; from the coding sequence ATGGAGATTCGGATCTATTATGAAGACACGGACTGCGGCGGGGTGGTGTACTATGCGAACTACCTGAAGTATTTCGAGCGGGCCCGCACGGATTATCTGGAGCAGCGTGGTCTCTCGGTGGCCAAGCTGGTGGAAGAGGGGACGCAATTCATGGTCGTGCATGCCGAAGTGGACTACCGGTCTCCGGCCCGCTATGGAGAGACACTTCTGATCGAGACCAAGCTGGCCGACACCGGCAAAGCGACCCTGACGTTTGCGCATGTGATTCGGGAGCGGGCGAGTCACCGGTTGATCGTGGAAGGCCTGGCGAAGCTGGCGGCGACGACGTTGGAGGGCAAGGTCAAGCGGCTGGCCCCGGAACTGATGAAGACGCTGCAGACGCCGCCGTCACGAGGACGGTCTGGAAAGGAGTCTCATGCCTGA
- a CDS encoding TIGR02710 family CRISPR-associated protein: MGVETSTRALLIAMTGDAPAAVYTINRLKPECLCFFVPESAKALVESAVQPHIAQMPRKWDWVVAPDAHRFMACYQVLARTLPHLLRTWEIQTGELVLDLTGATPAMAAAVTLASIGSTSRIVALGPPEAAPPADGEAVMLEGRARVWQQGNPWDEAAAQSSREGADLFNRGFFGPAASLFHQIEARVSGGQKPLYHALADLAEGYGLWERFHYRQAWDKLKIALKALDMALVWGGPSGLKAILPPVKQNAGFLEKLVLDPQEVKEAVAYDLLAHARRRVDVDHHPEAATIALLRSLEAFAQLRLFKQHKIRTWDVQPEQLPEALRETCRTSFLSDLDGKYKLSLRDQFRSLAGLGDPMGQTYLAQWPKMKPLLDAAHQSILGHGFEPIKPERFQQLYEIVIKLTGVGDTSLPKFPVLSL, from the coding sequence ATGGGCGTGGAAACCTCGACCAGGGCGCTGTTGATCGCGATGACCGGGGATGCGCCGGCCGCGGTCTATACGATCAACCGGCTCAAACCGGAGTGCCTCTGCTTTTTCGTGCCCGAGTCGGCCAAGGCGTTGGTGGAGTCGGCCGTCCAGCCGCACATCGCCCAGATGCCGCGCAAGTGGGACTGGGTCGTGGCGCCGGACGCCCATCGGTTCATGGCCTGCTATCAGGTGCTGGCCCGCACCCTGCCGCACCTGCTGCGAACCTGGGAGATCCAGACGGGAGAGTTGGTCCTGGACTTGACCGGCGCCACGCCGGCCATGGCCGCGGCCGTCACCCTCGCATCCATCGGCTCCACCTCGCGCATCGTGGCGCTGGGGCCCCCGGAGGCAGCCCCGCCCGCCGACGGCGAAGCGGTGATGCTGGAAGGCCGCGCGCGGGTCTGGCAGCAGGGCAATCCCTGGGACGAAGCGGCGGCCCAGTCGAGCCGTGAAGGTGCGGACCTCTTCAACCGGGGCTTCTTCGGGCCGGCGGCCTCGCTCTTTCATCAGATCGAAGCCCGCGTCAGCGGCGGGCAGAAACCCCTCTACCATGCCCTGGCCGATCTGGCGGAAGGCTACGGTCTGTGGGAGCGGTTCCACTACCGTCAGGCCTGGGACAAGCTGAAGATTGCTCTCAAGGCCCTGGACATGGCCTTGGTCTGGGGCGGACCTTCGGGCCTCAAGGCCATCCTCCCGCCGGTCAAACAGAATGCGGGCTTTCTGGAGAAGCTGGTCCTGGACCCGCAAGAGGTCAAGGAAGCGGTGGCCTACGATCTGCTGGCCCATGCGCGGCGCCGGGTGGACGTGGACCATCATCCGGAAGCCGCGACTATCGCCCTGCTGCGTTCGCTGGAAGCCTTCGCGCAACTGCGCCTCTTCAAACAGCACAAGATCAGGACCTGGGACGTGCAGCCGGAGCAGTTGCCCGAGGCGTTGCGCGAGACCTGCCGAACCTCTTTCCTGAGCGACCTCGACGGCAAGTACAAACTGTCGCTGCGCGATCAGTTTCGATCGCTGGCCGGCCTGGGCGATCCGATGGGCCAGACCTATTTGGCCCAGTGGCCCAAGATGAAGCCGTTGTTGGACGCGGCCCATCAATCCATCCTGGGGCATGGCTTCGAGCCGATCAAACCCGAACGATTCCAGCAGCTCTACGAGATCGTCATCAAGCTCACCGGTGTCGGCGATACGTCGCTGCCGAAGTTTCCGGTCTTAAGCCTGTAA
- the fumC gene encoding class II fumarate hydratase: MRKETDSMGAIEVPNDRYWGAQTERSLHHFDIGHDVMPRELIQAFGILKRAAAEVNRDLGKLPADKAALMIAAAEEVIAGKLDAHFPLRIWQTGSGTQTNMNANEVISNRAIELAGGKMGSKDPVHPNDHVNMSQSSNDTFPTAMHIAAAEQIVHLLIPKVTQLRDALAAKAKAFERIVKIGRTHLMDAVPLTLGQEFSGYVAQLDQDLERLRGSLPHIYELALGGTAVGTGLNTHPEFARRGAERIAAYTKLPFVSAPNKFAALAGHDALVMASGALKTLACSLMKIANDIRWLGSGPRCGLAELILPANEPGSSIMPGKVNPTQSEAMTMVCVQVIGNDTAISMAGSQGNFELNVFKPVIIHNLLHSIRLLADSCRSFTEHCAVGLEPDLAQIHKSVTNSLMLVTALNPKIGYDKAAKVAKKAYEERTTLREACLALGFLSGEAFDALVKPEKMLGPEA, translated from the coding sequence ATGAGAAAAGAGACCGACAGTATGGGGGCGATCGAGGTCCCGAACGACCGCTATTGGGGGGCCCAGACCGAACGGTCGCTGCACCATTTCGACATCGGACACGATGTCATGCCCCGCGAGCTGATCCAGGCCTTCGGCATCCTCAAGCGGGCGGCGGCCGAGGTCAACCGGGACCTGGGCAAGCTGCCGGCCGACAAAGCCGCGCTCATGATCGCGGCGGCCGAGGAAGTGATCGCCGGGAAGCTGGACGCGCATTTTCCCCTCCGCATCTGGCAGACCGGCAGCGGCACCCAGACCAACATGAACGCGAACGAGGTCATCTCCAACCGGGCCATCGAGCTGGCCGGGGGCAAGATGGGCAGCAAGGACCCGGTCCATCCCAACGACCATGTGAACATGTCCCAGTCCTCCAACGACACCTTCCCGACCGCCATGCACATCGCGGCGGCCGAACAGATCGTCCACCTGCTGATTCCCAAGGTCACGCAGTTGCGCGATGCGCTGGCAGCCAAGGCCAAGGCCTTCGAACGCATCGTGAAGATCGGCCGCACGCACCTGATGGACGCGGTGCCACTGACACTGGGGCAGGAGTTCTCCGGCTACGTGGCGCAGCTCGATCAGGATCTCGAACGGCTGCGCGGCTCGTTGCCCCACATTTACGAACTGGCGCTGGGCGGGACGGCGGTCGGCACGGGCCTCAACACCCATCCGGAATTCGCCCGCCGAGGGGCGGAGAGGATCGCCGCCTATACCAAACTGCCCTTCGTTTCGGCGCCGAACAAGTTTGCCGCCCTGGCCGGGCACGATGCCCTGGTCATGGCCAGCGGGGCCCTGAAAACCCTGGCCTGCTCCCTGATGAAGATCGCCAACGACATCCGCTGGCTGGGCTCCGGTCCCCGCTGCGGCCTGGCCGAGTTGATCCTGCCGGCCAACGAGCCCGGCTCCTCGATCATGCCGGGCAAGGTGAACCCGACCCAGAGCGAGGCGATGACAATGGTCTGCGTGCAGGTGATCGGGAACGATACGGCCATCTCCATGGCCGGCAGCCAGGGGAATTTCGAGCTGAACGTCTTCAAACCGGTCATCATCCACAACCTGCTGCACTCGATCCGGCTCCTGGCCGACAGTTGCCGCTCCTTCACGGAGCATTGCGCGGTCGGCCTCGAACCGGACTTGGCGCAGATTCACAAGAGCGTGACCAATTCCCTGATGCTGGTCACGGCCTTGAATCCCAAGATCGGCTACGACAAGGCCGCGAAGGTGGCCAAGAAAGCCTACGAGGAACGGACCACGTTGCGCGAGGCCTGCCTGGCCCTGGGCTTCCTCTCCGGCGAAGCATTCGACGCGCTCGTTAAGCCGGAGAAGATGCTCGGCCCGGAAGCCTAA
- a CDS encoding PAS domain-containing protein yields the protein MFRPIPESTLFRRIPYRLIAAVLLIVALVVAAMLLFSLEQEKLLLQGVTQDRPVPVELFPALWQSRRDLIVVTVLIFLVSAIGLAAAITFLHYDSTKRTLEAVKGLARHILESIPTGVLTINCSGVITAVNPTAEAILKRWSADLLGNSYESAFAKGETIREVLDDALRHHRHVSHKDLSYESQDRSPRTIRVSTAELSGDDGQLSGVILQAQDVTEWLALEQRVRVADKLAALHTLSAGVAHELRNPLSAMDLNLHLLEEEMTAKAPLPPQAAHYLQVLNAECRRLSVILDNFMKFARPGAVSLHDVNIEKLIAHILALMQFEAEERKIRLDQRVEEGLSPVMGDETLIGQVLVNIVVNAFYAMPDGGVCTIAAGRREANGKQWVEISVQDTGVGIKTEALSRLFEPFYTTKPTGSGLGLAIAYRIIQDHAGTIDVTSRPGHGTLVAMKFPVAVGQPQPIVVGS from the coding sequence ATGTTTAGGCCAATTCCAGAATCCACGCTCTTCCGCAGAATTCCCTATCGTTTGATCGCCGCCGTCCTGCTGATCGTCGCACTGGTCGTGGCCGCCATGCTGCTCTTCAGCTTGGAGCAGGAAAAACTGCTCTTGCAGGGCGTCACGCAAGACCGGCCGGTTCCGGTTGAGTTGTTTCCAGCGCTCTGGCAGTCACGCCGCGATTTGATCGTGGTGACCGTGCTCATCTTTCTGGTCAGCGCGATCGGCCTGGCGGCGGCCATCACGTTCCTTCACTACGACAGCACCAAGCGGACACTGGAAGCGGTGAAAGGGCTGGCCCGCCATATCCTCGAGAGCATCCCGACCGGCGTGCTGACGATCAATTGCAGCGGGGTGATTACCGCCGTGAATCCGACGGCCGAGGCGATCCTGAAGCGATGGTCCGCCGACTTGTTGGGCAATTCCTACGAATCCGCCTTTGCGAAGGGCGAAACGATTCGAGAGGTGCTCGACGATGCGCTCCGTCATCACCGACATGTGAGCCACAAAGACCTGTCCTATGAGAGTCAGGATCGGTCGCCTCGCACGATCCGTGTCAGCACGGCCGAACTGAGCGGAGACGACGGGCAACTCTCAGGGGTGATCCTGCAGGCCCAGGATGTCACCGAATGGCTGGCCTTGGAGCAGCGGGTCCGTGTCGCAGACAAACTGGCGGCATTGCACACGCTCTCGGCCGGAGTCGCCCACGAACTCCGCAATCCCCTCAGCGCGATGGACTTGAATCTGCACTTGCTGGAAGAGGAGATGACAGCCAAAGCGCCCCTCCCCCCGCAGGCCGCGCACTACCTGCAGGTGCTGAACGCGGAATGTCGACGGCTGTCCGTCATCCTGGATAACTTCATGAAATTCGCCCGACCGGGCGCCGTCAGCCTTCATGACGTGAATATTGAGAAGCTCATCGCGCACATTCTGGCGCTCATGCAGTTTGAGGCGGAGGAGCGGAAGATCCGGCTCGATCAGAGGGTGGAGGAAGGGTTGTCCCCCGTCATGGGCGATGAGACGCTCATCGGTCAAGTCCTGGTGAATATCGTCGTGAACGCCTTTTACGCCATGCCGGACGGGGGCGTCTGCACGATCGCCGCCGGTCGGCGCGAGGCCAACGGGAAGCAATGGGTAGAGATCTCCGTGCAAGACACCGGCGTCGGGATCAAAACGGAAGCCCTCTCCCGGTTGTTCGAGCCGTTCTACACTACGAAGCCGACGGGGAGCGGACTCGGCCTGGCGATTGCCTACCGAATCATCCAGGATCATGCGGGGACGATCGACGTCACCAGCCGACCCGGACACGGCACCCTGGTCGCTATGAAGTTCCCGGTCGCCGTCGGACAGCCTCAACCCATCGTGGTGGGGTCATGA
- a CDS encoding four helix bundle protein gives MAKEYATKVYAATAKFPRHEDYGLRSQMNRAVNSISLNIAEGSAKSTDKAFAYHLDCRRFDFRGGGSFGSCHATSLHIGGGT, from the coding sequence ATGGCAAAAGAATACGCAACGAAGGTCTATGCGGCGACCGCCAAATTTCCACGTCATGAAGACTATGGACTTCGGTCGCAGATGAATAGGGCGGTGAATTCCATCAGCCTGAATATTGCAGAGGGTTCGGCAAAGAGCACTGACAAGGCGTTTGCCTACCATCTTGATTGCCGTCGGTTCGACTTTCGAGGTGGTGGCAGCTTCGGTTCTTGCCATGCAACAAGCCTACATATCGGCGGAGGAACATAA
- a CDS encoding diguanylate cyclase, whose protein sequence is MTGAGRLKPVAETADGESGGRTMTEELQDSLTGVWSRFGLLFFAEHYLKLLRRVKREMALFVVGVDGLPADGADGTWTPAHEASLKETARLLRRTFRTSDAVARIGPDLFAILLLETSDLGAEVLLTRLEDRLAEWKAEHPDLPPLTLSLVVDRVRADQEMTFVAALSRIVAALRRRQADEADGDGPSSATRGWSTDIVLPAG, encoded by the coding sequence ATGACCGGTGCCGGCCGGCTCAAGCCGGTCGCGGAAACAGCCGATGGGGAAAGCGGAGGGCGCACAATGACTGAGGAGCTCCAGGATTCCCTGACCGGTGTGTGGAGTCGATTCGGCCTGCTGTTCTTTGCCGAACACTATTTGAAACTCTTGCGCCGCGTGAAACGCGAGATGGCGCTGTTCGTGGTCGGGGTGGACGGGCTCCCGGCGGATGGGGCGGACGGCACGTGGACGCCGGCCCACGAAGCCAGCCTCAAAGAGACGGCGCGGCTTCTGCGGCGCACGTTCCGGACCTCCGATGCGGTGGCGCGCATCGGACCGGACCTGTTTGCCATCCTGCTGCTGGAAACGTCGGACCTAGGGGCCGAGGTCCTGCTCACCCGGCTGGAAGATCGACTCGCCGAGTGGAAGGCGGAACATCCCGACCTTCCCCCCCTGACCCTCAGCCTGGTGGTGGACCGGGTCCGAGCGGATCAGGAAATGACCTTCGTAGCCGCGCTCTCGCGGATCGTGGCAGCCCTCCGCCGCCGGCAGGCCGACGAGGCGGACGGGGACGGACCTTCGTCTGCGACCCGCGGCTGGTCCACCGACATCGTGCTCCCTGCGGGTTAA
- a CDS encoding ABC transporter ATP-binding protein has translation MPGRHLRLKPMQSTVWAQLARVALVIGVERHILTIVASYALAIGLFSLVVPLTVQELINTFAFAIQPIMIVTLALIMLVGLLFIGFFRVLQTSAMEVLFQRLYTRIAIAMTEHLPRIREEVFVPSYANYFGEAELLPRAVMVVLVDLINVTISGTTGMLILIMYHPYFLLYDAVLLGGFALVLIAAGQGGVRATQVVSQSHYDLMTWMQDLARNRLHFKATESASLLLHKTDRHLDAYLAGRRARSAILTWRQYVGTVVWEAVCHSGMIGVGGWLLAIGQITLGQFVAAEVIVSTLLLNLDTVTRRIYAVTYILTSLDELTRVLALPKDDVHREASPVHLPDSAVYGLRLTVKEVAFAYPGSAPLFSHLNLDVGPGEKVACLTNTSSGKTTLALVLAGIHTPTAGVVRYNDVDVRDLNMTALNRCRGVVLDSHLSLFNGTVEENISLGRSAIRYEDIQWALRFAELDEEVEALPLGLHTPVQAGGKTFTSSQILRILVARAIVTRPQLLIFDGTLHNMAPRLRQVLLRRLCSKEESWGVIFVSNDPAIGDLVERSVVLS, from the coding sequence GTGCCCGGACGACATTTACGCCTGAAGCCGATGCAAAGCACGGTATGGGCTCAGCTGGCCCGTGTCGCGCTCGTGATCGGCGTCGAGCGGCATATCCTGACGATCGTCGCGTCCTACGCGTTGGCCATCGGCCTCTTTTCTCTGGTCGTCCCGCTGACCGTGCAGGAACTCATCAACACGTTTGCCTTTGCGATCCAGCCGATCATGATCGTGACGCTGGCCCTGATCATGCTGGTCGGCCTGCTCTTCATCGGATTTTTCAGAGTCTTGCAGACCAGCGCCATGGAGGTACTCTTTCAGAGACTCTACACGCGCATTGCCATTGCAATGACGGAGCACCTTCCGCGAATCCGGGAAGAGGTCTTCGTCCCCAGCTATGCCAACTACTTCGGAGAGGCCGAATTGCTGCCGCGGGCGGTCATGGTCGTGTTGGTCGACCTGATCAATGTGACGATCTCCGGCACGACCGGCATGCTGATCCTCATCATGTATCACCCGTACTTTCTGCTCTACGACGCGGTCCTGTTGGGAGGGTTCGCGCTCGTCCTGATCGCCGCGGGGCAGGGCGGGGTGCGGGCCACACAGGTCGTGTCGCAGAGCCATTACGACCTTATGACGTGGATGCAGGATCTGGCCCGCAATCGCCTGCATTTCAAGGCGACGGAAAGCGCGTCGCTCCTGCTTCACAAAACCGACCGTCATCTGGATGCGTATCTGGCCGGGCGAAGAGCCCGGTCCGCCATCCTGACCTGGCGTCAGTATGTCGGCACGGTGGTATGGGAAGCCGTCTGCCACAGCGGCATGATCGGGGTGGGAGGGTGGCTGCTGGCGATCGGCCAAATCACCCTCGGCCAATTCGTGGCGGCCGAGGTGATCGTCAGCACGTTGCTCCTCAACCTCGATACGGTCACGCGCCGCATCTACGCCGTGACCTATATTCTCACCTCCTTGGATGAGCTGACGCGCGTGCTGGCTCTTCCCAAGGACGATGTGCATCGCGAGGCCTCCCCCGTCCACCTGCCCGACTCGGCCGTCTATGGTCTTCGTCTCACCGTCAAGGAGGTCGCCTTTGCTTATCCCGGCTCCGCCCCCTTGTTCTCGCACCTCAACCTGGACGTCGGGCCGGGCGAAAAGGTGGCCTGCCTGACCAACACCAGCTCGGGCAAGACCACATTGGCCTTGGTCTTGGCCGGCATCCATACCCCAACGGCGGGCGTCGTCCGTTACAACGACGTGGATGTGCGCGATCTGAACATGACCGCCCTCAACCGGTGCCGGGGCGTGGTGCTGGACTCGCATTTGTCCCTCTTCAACGGCACCGTGGAGGAAAACATCTCCCTCGGACGCTCGGCGATACGGTACGAAGACATCCAGTGGGCCTTGCGCTTCGCCGAGCTGGACGAGGAGGTGGAGGCCCTGCCGCTGGGTTTGCACACCCCGGTCCAGGCCGGCGGCAAAACCTTCACCTCCAGTCAGATTCTGCGTATCCTGGTCGCACGGGCCATTGTCACCCGCCCGCAGCTGCTGATCTTTGACGGCACCCTGCACAATATGGCGCCACGCTTGAGGCAGGTCCTGTTGCGGCGGCTCTGCTCAAAGGAAGAGTCGTGGGGCGTCATTTTTGTCTCCAATGACCCGGCCATCGGGGACCTCGTCGAGCGGAGTGTCGTTCTTTCCTGA
- a CDS encoding response regulator has product MWRRCSKTKGTPSRGADNVGPDSAIGSAPRVVGAKPSASVYNCGYRCPEGNTVMTGLEDVHTLTDTAPNLPAEPPTILIVDDEPGIRRFVRLLLTRNGYGVVEASNAAVALSLCDRHVDTIRLLLTDFRMPGLNGAELVTRVMSRHPHIKVLFMTGFAADLVSEAGFGVSFLAKPFTERELVNMIRQALPSDA; this is encoded by the coding sequence ATGTGGCGGAGGTGCTCAAAAACGAAGGGTACGCCAAGCCGGGGAGCAGATAACGTTGGGCCCGATTCAGCCATCGGCTCTGCACCAAGGGTGGTGGGAGCAAAACCGAGCGCATCGGTGTATAATTGCGGATACCGTTGTCCCGAAGGGAATACCGTCATGACCGGCCTGGAAGACGTTCACACGCTCACAGACACAGCACCCAACCTCCCGGCGGAGCCGCCGACGATCCTCATCGTCGATGACGAGCCGGGGATCCGACGATTCGTTCGGTTGTTGTTGACCAGGAACGGATACGGCGTGGTGGAGGCGTCGAATGCGGCGGTCGCCCTGTCGCTGTGCGACCGACATGTCGACACGATCCGCCTCCTGCTGACCGATTTCAGGATGCCGGGATTAAACGGAGCCGAATTGGTGACTCGCGTGATGTCCCGCCACCCTCACATCAAGGTGCTCTTCATGACCGGGTTTGCAGCCGACCTCGTCTCCGAGGCCGGTTTCGGCGTCTCCTTTCTCGCCAAGCCGTTCACGGAGCGAGAATTAGTCAATATGATTCGACAGGCTCTTCCGTCAGACGCATAA
- the hemL gene encoding glutamate-1-semialdehyde-2,1-aminomutase, which produces MKTTKSKQLFAEAQKYIPGGVNSPVRAFRSVGGQPLFIKRAKGSHLYDVDGNSFIDYVLSWGPMILGHAPAPIIAAIKRAAANGTSYGAPTELEVTLAKMIGQALPSMEQVRLVSSGTEAVMSAIRLARGYTKRDGILKFEGCYHGHSDYLLAKAGSGLATLGIPDCPGVPADFTRHTLTASYNDIAGVQRLIKAHGHKLACVIVEPVAGNMGVIPPGHGFLQALRELTRAHGILLIFDEVITGFRVGYGGAQGLYGIRPDLTCLGKIIGGGLPVGAYGGRQEIMQWIAPAGPVYQAGTLSGNPLAVTAGIETLKRLKAPGLYRKLDQQAAELAEGIGAAAKKAGVPLTQTRVGSMLCGFFTKGPVVDWASAKQSDTQRYAKFFNRMLEKGCYFAPSQFEAAFLSTAHTPADVEKTILAARAAFKNL; this is translated from the coding sequence ATGAAGACCACCAAGTCGAAACAGCTCTTCGCCGAAGCCCAGAAGTACATCCCCGGCGGGGTGAACAGCCCCGTCCGCGCCTTTCGGTCCGTGGGCGGCCAGCCTTTGTTCATCAAGCGCGCCAAGGGCTCCCATCTCTACGACGTGGACGGGAACAGCTTCATCGATTACGTCCTGTCCTGGGGCCCGATGATCCTGGGCCATGCACCGGCGCCCATCATCGCCGCGATCAAGCGCGCCGCCGCCAACGGGACCAGCTACGGGGCTCCGACCGAATTGGAAGTGACGCTGGCCAAGATGATCGGCCAGGCCCTGCCCTCCATGGAGCAAGTCCGCCTCGTCAGTTCCGGCACGGAAGCGGTCATGAGCGCCATCCGGCTGGCCCGCGGCTATACCAAGCGCGACGGCATCCTCAAATTCGAAGGCTGCTACCACGGGCACAGCGACTACCTGCTGGCCAAGGCCGGGTCGGGACTGGCCACGCTCGGCATTCCCGATTGCCCGGGGGTCCCGGCGGACTTCACGCGCCATACCCTCACCGCTTCCTACAACGACATCGCCGGCGTGCAGCGCCTCATCAAGGCCCACGGACACAAGCTGGCTTGCGTCATCGTGGAGCCGGTGGCGGGCAACATGGGAGTGATTCCCCCCGGCCATGGATTCCTGCAGGCCTTGCGGGAACTGACTCGGGCGCACGGCATTCTGCTGATCTTCGACGAAGTGATCACCGGCTTCCGCGTCGGCTACGGAGGCGCGCAGGGACTGTACGGCATCAGGCCGGACCTGACCTGCCTGGGGAAGATCATCGGCGGCGGTCTGCCGGTGGGTGCCTATGGGGGTCGGCAGGAGATCATGCAGTGGATCGCGCCGGCCGGGCCGGTCTATCAGGCCGGGACACTCTCGGGTAATCCGCTCGCGGTCACGGCGGGCATCGAAACGCTGAAGCGGTTGAAAGCGCCCGGCCTCTACAGGAAGCTGGACCAGCAGGCGGCGGAGCTGGCGGAGGGGATCGGCGCGGCGGCTAAGAAGGCCGGGGTCCCGCTAACCCAGACGCGGGTCGGCTCGATGCTTTGCGGATTCTTCACGAAGGGCCCGGTGGTAGACTGGGCCTCAGCCAAGCAGTCGGATACGCAACGCTACGCCAAATTCTTCAACCGGATGTTGGAGAAGGGCTGCTACTTCGCTCCGTCCCAGTTCGAGGCCGCGTTCCTCTCGACGGCTCACACGCCAGCCGACGTCGAAAAGACCATCCTCGCGGCGAGAGCTGCGTTCAAGAATCTATAA
- the pyk gene encoding pyruvate kinase — MRKAKIVCTIGPASDQPAMLDRLIEAGLDAARLNFSHGTHESHARAIAAVREAATRRGRAVAIIQDLQGPRIRIGTLTAAVETKAGQEITLVPDGARPGSVTGALRLPVTYPSLARDVKPGAKILINDGLIELTVERVVGEEVRCRVVTGGPIASHKGLNLPGTAISAPTVTEKDREDLRFGLVQGVDYVALSFVRGPEDIIAARRVMAEQGTHVPVIAKIERAEAVEALEAILEAADGVMIARGDLGVELGPEVVPVLQKRIIRAANRRRRLVITATQMLESMTQQPRPTRAEASDVANAVFDGTDAVMLSAETAAGRYPVESVQVMDRIVRTAEGEPGASRLRGEDREGTSIPEALCEAAFQAAEATGSAAIVVFSESGTSARLMSKQRPAAPIVAFTPFEPVRRRMALYWGVLPLSMQRAAESDVRVREVERRLAEQKMVSAGARIVILAGTLVGQIGGTNVMKVHEVGQAG, encoded by the coding sequence ATGCGCAAAGCCAAGATCGTCTGCACCATCGGGCCGGCCAGCGACCAGCCGGCGATGCTCGATCGGCTGATCGAAGCCGGGTTGGATGCGGCGCGGCTGAATTTCTCGCACGGCACGCACGAATCCCATGCCCGCGCCATCGCTGCGGTGCGGGAGGCGGCGACCCGCCGGGGCCGGGCCGTGGCGATCATCCAGGACTTGCAGGGCCCGCGAATCCGGATCGGAACCTTGACGGCGGCGGTCGAAACCAAGGCCGGACAGGAAATCACTCTGGTACCAGATGGGGCTCGGCCTGGTTCCGTGACAGGGGCCCTCCGTCTGCCGGTTACCTATCCCAGCTTGGCGCGCGATGTGAAGCCCGGCGCGAAGATTCTCATCAACGACGGGCTGATCGAGCTGACGGTCGAGCGGGTGGTCGGGGAAGAGGTCCGCTGCCGGGTCGTTACCGGCGGCCCCATCGCATCGCACAAGGGGCTCAACCTGCCGGGCACGGCGATCAGCGCGCCGACGGTCACGGAGAAGGATCGGGAGGATCTCCGGTTCGGCCTCGTCCAGGGGGTGGACTACGTAGCCCTCTCGTTCGTGCGCGGGCCGGAAGACATTATCGCGGCCAGACGGGTGATGGCGGAACAGGGAACACACGTGCCCGTCATCGCCAAGATCGAGCGGGCCGAAGCGGTGGAGGCGCTGGAGGCGATCCTGGAGGCGGCCGACGGAGTGATGATCGCGAGAGGCGACCTCGGGGTGGAGTTGGGACCGGAGGTGGTGCCGGTCCTGCAGAAACGCATCATCCGCGCCGCCAATCGGCGCCGGCGTCTGGTGATTACGGCCACGCAGATGCTGGAATCCATGACCCAGCAGCCGAGGCCGACCAGAGCGGAAGCCTCCGATGTGGCCAATGCGGTGTTCGACGGGACGGATGCCGTGATGCTCTCGGCGGAGACGGCGGCGGGCCGATACCCGGTCGAATCGGTCCAGGTCATGGACCGGATCGTCCGGACCGCGGAAGGCGAGCCCGGTGCATCGCGGCTGCGCGGCGAGGACCGTGAGGGCACCTCGATTCCCGAGGCTCTGTGCGAAGCCGCCTTTCAGGCGGCCGAGGCGACCGGCTCCGCCGCCATCGTGGTCTTCAGCGAATCGGGGACCAGCGCGCGCCTCATGTCGAAGCAACGACCGGCGGCGCCGATCGTCGCCTTCACGCCGTTTGAGCCGGTGCGCCGGCGTATGGCATTGTATTGGGGCGTCCTTCCGCTGTCCATGCAGCGGGCCGCCGAGTCCGATGTCCGGGTCCGCGAGGTCGAACGGCGGCTTGCGGAGCAGAAGATGGTGTCGGCTGGGGCGCGGATCGTCATCCTGGCCGGGACGCTCGTCGGGCAGATCGGCGGCACGAACGTCATGAAAGTCCACGAGGTCGGCCAAGCAGGCTAG